In Vanacampus margaritifer isolate UIUO_Vmar chromosome 18, RoL_Vmar_1.0, whole genome shotgun sequence, a genomic segment contains:
- the LOC144038666 gene encoding E3 ubiquitin-protein ligase TRIM35-like, which produces MASRAEDHLRCPTCLEIFKDPVMLPCSHNFCRACLQQWWEQKGDRTCPVCMTEFRSIDVPLNLALKNMCEAFSQASVESDDICSLHKEKLKLFCVDHQELVCLICRDAKIHAGHKFFPFIEVHEDHKDKLQDGLQNAKKRLKDYIETRDNCNEQATYLKVQREQVENKIKMDFEELRRFLQAEEEARLSAVREEEEEKSRMMKEKIVALSRDMAALSDEIRSTEEKLTSDPVSFMKNFKTAMTKIQKLPDEPKLLSGALLDEVKHVGNLKFSVWEQMKEMVSYSPVILDSNTADPALSLSEDLTSVSRQKEHQRPNNPERSKWKYVLGSALVSQTHTWDVEVGDNRDWTLGVAWGDSCLPHDIKTWSIAFYDDEYRTFGESFGSWNPPVKLQKIRVHVDVNKRSVSFSESHTNNELCKTEPSSWPHLSNNMKMFPFFYTTDKIPLQIIPLACRVTC; this is translated from the coding sequence ATGGCCAGCCGAGCTGAGGACCATCTCCGATGTCCAACCTGTTTGGAGATCTTTAAAGATCCTGTCATGCTACCGTGTAGTCACAACTTCTGTCGTGCGTGTTTACAGCAGtggtgggagcagaaaggagaTCGAACATGTCCAGTCTGTATGACGGAGTTTAGATCAATTGATGTACCTCTGAACTTGGCCCTGAAGAACATGTGTGAGGCCTTTTCACAAGCCTCAGTGGAGTCCGACGACATCTGCAGCTTGCACAAGGAGAAACTGAAACTTTTTTGTGTGGACCACCAGGAGCTTGTGTGCCTCATCTGCAGAGATGCAAAAATCCACGCTGGCCACAAGTTCTTTCCCTTCATTGAAGTTCACGAAGATCACAAAGACAAACTCCAGGACGGCCTGCAGAATGCAAAGAAAAGACTGAAAGATTACATTGAGACAAGAGACAACTGCAATGAACAAGCGACGTACCTCAAGGTCCAGAGGGAGCAAGTGGAAAACAAGATTAAGATGGATTTCGAGGAACTTCGTCGCTTCTTGCAGGCTGAGGAGGAGGCCAGGTTGTCTGCTgtgagggaggaagaggaggagaagagtCGGATGATGAAGGAGAAGATTGTGGCTCTCAGCAGAGACATGGCCGCGCTGTCAGACGAGATCAGAAGCACAGAGGAGAAGCTGACCTCAGACCCCGTTTCCTTCATGAAGAACTTCAAGACTGCGATGACAAAAATCCAGAAGCTACCCGACGAGCCCAAACTGCTCTCAGGAGCTCTGCTGGACGAAGTCAAGCATGTGGGCAACCTCAAGTTCAGCGTGTGGGAACAAATGAAGGAGATGGTCTCCTACAGTCCCGTGATCCTGGACTCAAACACGGCCGATCCAGCACTAAGTCTGTCTGAAGATCTGACCAGTGTGAGTCGTCAAAAAGAACATCAGCGTCCAAACAATCCAGAGAGGTCCAAGTGGAAATATGTGCTCGGTTCTGCTTTGGTCTCACAAACGCACACGTGGGATGTTGAGGTGGGAGACAACAGAGACTGGACACTGGGTGTGGCATGGGGTGATTCTTGTTTGCCACATgacataaaaacatggagcatTGCATTTTATGATGATGAATACAGAACGTTTGGTGAGTCATTTGGATCCTGGAATCCGCCAGTGAAGCTGCAGAAGATCCGAGTTCACGTGGACGTGAACAAAAGATCAGTTTCATTCTCTGAATCACATACAAACAATGAATTGTGCAAAACAGAACCTTCCTCTTGGCCACATTTGTCTaacaacatgaaaatgtttcctttcttttacACAACTGATAAAATTCCTCTGCAAATAATTCCACTTGCATGTCGTGTTACGTGTTAG